In Aquiflexum balticum DSM 16537, a single genomic region encodes these proteins:
- a CDS encoding homoserine O-acetyltransferase family protein translates to MNLESNYLIIDMVQETYRHESVFELESGESLPGFDIAFTTQGHLTTSKDNVVWVIHALTGDANVQEWWNGIVGEDKFYDPTKYFIVCANLLGSCYGSTNPLSINPNTGKPFYYNFPNLSTRDLAASLDKLREHLGISQINTVIGGSLGGQVALEWAHLLQNKVKNTIILASNPKTSPWTIGFNETQRMSIEADSTWGQNHPDAGKKGLEAARAIAMLSYRHPEDFALKQSDQEEKLDNFRISSYLRYQGQKLANRFNAFSYWVLSKAMDSHDIGRGRGGMEKALSQIPSKVLAIGVDRDLLFLKEESQFIAKHVQRGSYHEIHSSYGHDAFLIEYGQLQYILQGFYLEGNG, encoded by the coding sequence ATGAATTTAGAAAGTAATTACCTGATTATAGATATGGTGCAGGAAACCTACAGGCATGAAAGCGTATTTGAACTTGAATCCGGAGAGTCACTCCCGGGATTTGATATTGCCTTTACCACCCAAGGACATTTAACAACCTCAAAAGACAATGTGGTTTGGGTGATCCATGCACTTACCGGAGATGCCAATGTGCAGGAATGGTGGAATGGAATCGTGGGTGAAGACAAGTTTTATGATCCTACCAAATACTTTATTGTTTGTGCCAATCTATTGGGTTCCTGTTATGGTTCTACAAATCCGCTATCTATAAATCCTAATACAGGTAAACCTTTCTACTACAATTTCCCCAACCTCAGTACGAGAGACCTTGCAGCCTCTTTGGACAAGCTTCGGGAACATTTGGGAATTTCTCAGATCAACACGGTAATTGGTGGTTCACTTGGTGGTCAAGTGGCATTGGAATGGGCACACCTGCTTCAAAATAAAGTCAAAAACACCATTATCCTTGCTTCAAATCCCAAAACTTCCCCTTGGACCATTGGATTCAATGAAACACAGAGAATGTCCATCGAAGCAGACAGTACTTGGGGCCAAAACCATCCTGATGCCGGAAAAAAGGGATTGGAAGCAGCTCGGGCCATTGCCATGCTGTCCTACCGACATCCCGAGGATTTTGCCTTGAAACAGTCTGACCAAGAAGAGAAACTGGACAATTTCCGCATTTCATCCTATCTCAGATATCAGGGACAAAAATTGGCCAATCGCTTCAATGCATTTTCTTATTGGGTGCTGAGCAAGGCCATGGACAGCCATGATATTGGGAGAGGAAGAGGCGGAATGGAAAAGGCCCTTTCACAAATACCTTCAAAAGTATTGGCTATTGGTGTGGATAGGGACCTCTTATTTTTAAAGGAAGAATCCCAGTTTATTGCCAAACATGTTCAAAGAGGTTCCTATCATGAAATCCACTCATCATACGGCCATGATGCCTTCCTGATTGAATACGGACAACTGCAATATATTTTGCAAGGGTTTTATTTAGAGGGGAATGGGTAG
- a CDS encoding O-acetylhomoserine aminocarboxypropyltransferase/cysteine synthase family protein, giving the protein MSTYRFETLQLHAGQAPDPTTNSRAVPIYQTTSYVFNSADHGANLFALKEFGNIYTRIMNPTTDVFEQRMAALEGGVAALATASGQAAQFLALNNILQSGENFVSTSFLYGGTYNQFKVAFKRIGIDARFAKGNQASDFEGLIDDKTKAIYLETIGNPEFNIPDFESIAALAKKHDLPLIVDNTFGAGGYLFQPLKHGANIVTASATKWIGGHGTSIGGIIVDGGNYNWGNGKFPQFTEPSEGYHGLKFWEIFGDNNPLGLPNIAFAIRARVEGLRDFGPALSPFNSFLLLQGLETLSLRVQRTVDNALAIAEWLEKHPQVQKVNYPGLKSSPYHALALKYLPKGFGGVLSFELKGSKESTSHFINNLKLISHLANVGDAKTLIIQPSATTHQQLSEAEQIAAGVTPTLLRISLGIEHIEDIKADLQQAFESIA; this is encoded by the coding sequence ATGTCAACTTATCGATTTGAAACCTTACAGCTGCATGCCGGACAGGCGCCTGACCCTACAACCAACTCAAGGGCTGTTCCAATTTATCAGACCACTTCCTATGTATTCAATTCAGCAGACCACGGAGCAAACTTATTTGCACTAAAGGAATTCGGAAACATCTACACCCGTATTATGAACCCGACCACGGATGTGTTCGAGCAGAGAATGGCCGCTTTGGAAGGTGGCGTTGCCGCATTGGCTACTGCATCAGGACAAGCAGCCCAGTTTTTGGCCCTGAACAATATTCTTCAGTCAGGAGAAAACTTTGTTTCCACTTCCTTTTTGTATGGCGGAACCTATAATCAATTCAAAGTCGCATTTAAAAGAATCGGCATTGATGCAAGATTTGCAAAAGGAAATCAAGCGAGCGATTTTGAAGGACTTATCGATGACAAGACCAAGGCCATTTACCTGGAAACTATCGGAAATCCAGAATTCAATATTCCTGATTTTGAATCCATTGCTGCTTTGGCAAAAAAGCATGACCTGCCTTTGATTGTGGACAATACCTTTGGTGCAGGCGGTTATCTTTTCCAACCACTGAAACATGGTGCCAATATCGTAACTGCTTCAGCCACCAAATGGATCGGTGGACATGGTACTTCAATCGGCGGAATCATTGTGGATGGCGGAAATTATAATTGGGGAAACGGAAAGTTTCCGCAGTTCACCGAACCATCTGAAGGATATCATGGCTTGAAATTCTGGGAGATTTTTGGGGACAATAATCCTTTGGGTCTGCCCAATATTGCATTTGCGATAAGGGCGAGAGTTGAAGGATTGAGAGATTTTGGTCCAGCCTTGAGTCCATTCAATTCCTTCCTTTTACTACAAGGATTGGAAACACTCTCACTACGTGTACAGAGAACTGTAGACAATGCTTTGGCAATCGCCGAATGGTTGGAAAAACACCCACAGGTACAAAAAGTGAATTACCCGGGATTAAAATCTTCCCCGTACCATGCATTGGCCTTAAAATACCTTCCCAAAGGTTTTGGGGGAGTTTTGAGTTTTGAATTAAAGGGCAGTAAGGAAAGCACCTCCCATTTTATCAATAATCTGAAATTGATTTCACACTTGGCGAATGTTGGCGATGCCAAAACTTTGATCATTCAACCTTCCGCTACCACCCACCAACAACTGAGTGAAGCCGAACAGATTGCAGCGGGTGTCACCCCTACTCTATTAAGGATTTCTTTGGGAATCGAACACATAGAAGATATCAAAGCAGATTTGCAGCAAGCTTTTGAAAGTATCGCCTGA
- a CDS encoding type II toxin-antitoxin system RelE/ParE family toxin has translation MLKENPDQGTAVGRNCYKIRLAIKSKGKGKSGGARVITNFVVANDTVYLLSIYDKSDKENLTDKELEELLQFIPD, from the coding sequence GTGCTGAAGGAGAACCCGGATCAGGGTACTGCCGTAGGCAGAAATTGCTACAAAATACGATTGGCCATCAAGTCTAAAGGTAAGGGCAAATCGGGAGGGGCAAGGGTGATCACCAACTTCGTGGTGGCCAATGATACCGTTTACTTGCTCTCCATTTACGACAAGTCCGACAAAGAAAACCTTACTGATAAAGAACTGGAAGAACTCCTGCAGTTTATCCCTGATTGA
- a CDS encoding YbjQ family protein, which translates to MIVSTTPNLEGYKITAYLGIVSGETIIGANVFKDFFASITDIVGGRSGAYERVLREAKATAMSEMEMQARAFGANAIVGIDLDYETIRDGMLMVTAAGTAVKIEKIHL; encoded by the coding sequence ATGATAGTAAGCACAACACCAAATTTAGAAGGCTATAAAATTACTGCCTATCTGGGAATAGTTTCAGGTGAAACCATTATCGGAGCAAATGTATTCAAAGATTTTTTTGCCAGTATCACGGATATAGTAGGCGGTCGGTCCGGGGCATACGAACGCGTACTCCGTGAAGCCAAAGCTACTGCCATGTCTGAAATGGAAATGCAGGCTAGAGCATTTGGAGCAAATGCCATTGTGGGAATTGACCTCGACTACGAAACTATCCGGGATGGAATGCTGATGGTGACAGCAGCAGGGACAGCCGTGAAGATTGAAAAGATTCATTTGTAG
- a CDS encoding C40 family peptidase: MNKYISKFLTLAFWIALLSCQDEKSGLVEQLISDFKSEYAPDKRVAIWEIEWSNGILSGETDQVEALDIFKGKLDELDITFQDQITSLPEKSLEGKEFAVVTISVANIRSAPKHSAELATQALLGTPLKVLKKEGSWYLVQTPDQYISWVDSGGIQLMDRQEFSEWNQLSKAVFTAYSGFVFAGTDEKEIVSDLVAGNIVALEWTENEYQEILFPDGRFGFVKNDQLMPFEVWSESRQLSPENLIQTAKAMMGVPYLWGGTSIKGVDCSGFTKTIFFLNGQVIPRDASQQIWEGEEVDQEKKWENLEVGDLLFFGEKASETNKEKVVHVGMWIGENSFIHSRGRVRISSFDPKSLNYDEYELNRYLRTKRVIGKNNPNINEVESMMNFPIINP, from the coding sequence TTGAACAAGTATATTTCAAAGTTTCTTACACTAGCTTTCTGGATTGCCTTACTCTCCTGCCAAGATGAAAAAAGTGGGTTAGTTGAACAATTGATTTCAGATTTCAAATCTGAATATGCACCTGACAAGCGGGTTGCTATTTGGGAAATCGAATGGTCAAATGGAATCCTTTCGGGTGAAACTGATCAGGTGGAAGCTTTGGACATCTTCAAAGGAAAATTGGATGAATTAGATATTACCTTCCAAGATCAAATTACGTCTTTGCCTGAAAAATCTTTGGAAGGAAAAGAATTTGCGGTGGTAACTATTTCAGTGGCAAATATCAGAAGTGCTCCCAAACATTCTGCAGAACTGGCCACCCAGGCATTATTGGGCACTCCACTCAAAGTTTTGAAAAAAGAAGGATCCTGGTATCTTGTCCAAACACCGGATCAATATATCTCCTGGGTAGATTCGGGCGGAATACAGTTAATGGACAGACAAGAATTTTCTGAATGGAACCAGCTTTCAAAAGCAGTCTTTACAGCTTATAGTGGTTTTGTGTTTGCAGGTACAGATGAAAAGGAAATCGTAAGTGATTTGGTCGCGGGCAATATTGTTGCCTTGGAATGGACTGAAAATGAATATCAAGAAATCCTGTTTCCCGATGGTAGATTCGGTTTTGTGAAAAATGACCAATTGATGCCATTTGAAGTTTGGAGCGAAAGCAGGCAGCTCAGTCCTGAAAATCTGATTCAAACCGCCAAAGCCATGATGGGTGTTCCCTATCTTTGGGGCGGTACATCTATCAAGGGAGTTGATTGCAGTGGGTTTACAAAAACCATTTTTTTCCTAAATGGTCAGGTGATCCCAAGAGATGCCTCACAACAGATTTGGGAAGGTGAAGAAGTAGATCAAGAGAAAAAATGGGAAAATCTTGAAGTAGGAGATTTGTTGTTTTTTGGCGAAAAAGCTTCAGAAACCAATAAAGAAAAGGTTGTGCATGTAGGGATGTGGATCGGCGAAAATTCCTTTATCCACTCCCGGGGAAGGGTAAGGATCAGTAGCTTTGACCCGAAAAGCCTCAACTATGATGAATATGAACTGAACAGATATCTCAGAACCAAAAGAGTAATCGGGAAAAATAATCCCAACATCAATGAGGTAGAAAGCATGATGAATTTTCCAATTATAAATCCATGA
- a CDS encoding amidohydrolase family protein: MKNLKNILFTFSLIVLPFLAKAQFDGEFIKPRNGKFLLQNGTIHTITNGIIENGSVLIVNGKIQAVGKNLLAGDAEVIDCTGQYIYPGLIDGGSRLGLVEVNSLPETQDYAEIGQVTPNMQALVAVNPNSIAIPVTRVSGVTTTLAIPSGGLFPGTAALINLNGYTSDQMYAGFKGVLLNFPSSARRSTWDRRSDEDIKKEAEKAQKTLNDIWDRATTYHNLKLAKAELPYYPEMEQLAKVIAGELPLLVEVNAATDIVVAIEWIESKNVKAVLTGVAEGWRVADKIAAAKLPVIVGPMLSIPTRPSDRYDAAYTNPGKMAKAGVKVVIRSNNAENTRNLPFNAGFAAAYGMGKEEALKAVTINAAEVFGVSNRLGSIETGKDATLFVSTGDPFETKTQISHVFIDGYRVPMSNRHIKLYQEFLERSPGLEKNGN; encoded by the coding sequence ATGAAGAATCTAAAAAATATTTTATTCACATTCTCCCTAATCGTGCTTCCTTTTTTGGCAAAAGCTCAATTTGACGGAGAATTTATCAAGCCAAGAAACGGAAAATTCTTGCTGCAAAACGGGACAATCCATACCATTACCAATGGAATCATTGAAAATGGCAGTGTCCTGATTGTCAATGGTAAAATACAAGCAGTCGGCAAAAACCTTTTGGCCGGGGATGCAGAAGTAATTGATTGTACAGGCCAATATATTTATCCGGGTTTGATTGACGGTGGAAGCAGGTTGGGACTTGTTGAAGTCAACTCTTTGCCCGAAACTCAGGATTATGCTGAGATCGGTCAAGTTACACCAAACATGCAAGCTCTGGTAGCTGTCAATCCTAACTCGATCGCCATTCCGGTCACAAGAGTCAGCGGCGTCACTACAACTCTTGCAATACCTTCAGGTGGGCTTTTTCCGGGAACTGCAGCTTTGATCAACCTCAATGGTTATACCTCCGATCAAATGTACGCAGGGTTCAAGGGAGTCCTACTTAATTTCCCCTCCTCTGCCAGAAGAAGTACTTGGGACAGAAGGAGCGATGAGGATATCAAAAAAGAGGCAGAAAAGGCACAAAAAACTTTGAATGATATTTGGGATAGGGCCACCACTTATCATAACCTAAAGTTAGCAAAAGCAGAACTGCCTTATTATCCTGAAATGGAACAACTGGCCAAAGTGATAGCAGGTGAACTGCCACTGTTGGTGGAAGTGAATGCCGCCACAGATATTGTCGTGGCAATAGAATGGATTGAATCCAAAAATGTAAAGGCTGTACTGACAGGTGTGGCTGAAGGATGGAGAGTTGCAGATAAAATCGCAGCAGCCAAACTACCCGTAATAGTAGGTCCTATGCTTTCTATCCCGACCCGACCTTCTGACAGATATGACGCAGCTTATACCAATCCTGGAAAAATGGCCAAAGCTGGTGTAAAAGTAGTGATCAGAAGCAATAATGCCGAAAATACCAGAAATCTTCCCTTCAATGCAGGATTCGCAGCGGCATACGGAATGGGCAAAGAAGAAGCCCTAAAAGCGGTTACAATCAATGCAGCAGAAGTATTTGGAGTGTCCAATAGATTGGGTTCTATTGAGACTGGAAAGGATGCTACCTTGTTTGTGTCGACCGGAGATCCTTTTGAAACCAAAACACAGATCAGTCATGTATTTATCGATGGTTATCGTGTCCCCATGAGTAACAGGCATATCAAACTCTATCAGGAGTTCTTGGAAAGGTCTCCCGGTTTGGAAAAAAACGGAAACTGA
- a CDS encoding amidohydrolase family protein, translated as MKKLNYILTALLVSGSFFVKAQTPKGSVLIKNATVLTITNGTLEDTDVLVENGVIKRIGKNLTAANVQTIEANGKFLMPGIIDAHSHVALDAVNEATAPITSEVRMADVVDPYDIGLYRALAGGVTVSHAMHGSANAIGGQNITLKHRYGSGNPEDLFMKEAPRTIKFALGENPTRVHGRGNGNQPRSRMGVEAVIRNGFNEAIQYKKTWETYNAALKQKGATPIPPKFDTRLQTLADILDGKIIIHCHSYRADEIYALINTCRDFGITNIVFSHVNEGFKVAPELAAYTMGASVFADWWAYKFEVYYSTAYNAAILTENGVITSINSDSGELIRHLYHEAGKAQRYGQLDDDQTLALITINPAKQLGIADKVGSIEEGKQADLVIFEGHPLSVYAIPQMTFVDGVKYFDINEDNNDMRLKVSATDIIEPIFLKEHEHRCMHGVDFFFTNFGRNLFEHGH; from the coding sequence ATGAAAAAACTAAATTATATATTAACAGCCTTACTCGTGTCGGGTTCCTTTTTTGTAAAGGCCCAGACTCCAAAAGGTTCCGTTTTGATTAAAAATGCGACAGTTCTTACCATAACCAACGGAACTTTGGAAGATACAGATGTTTTGGTGGAAAATGGTGTCATCAAAAGAATCGGAAAAAACCTCACTGCTGCCAATGTGCAAACCATAGAAGCGAATGGGAAATTCCTTATGCCAGGTATTATTGACGCTCACTCCCATGTTGCCTTGGATGCGGTCAATGAAGCCACTGCCCCAATCACCTCTGAGGTAAGAATGGCGGATGTGGTTGATCCCTATGATATAGGACTTTACCGGGCTTTGGCCGGAGGGGTAACTGTCTCCCACGCCATGCACGGTTCTGCAAATGCGATTGGAGGTCAAAACATTACTTTGAAACACCGATACGGATCAGGAAATCCTGAAGATCTTTTCATGAAAGAAGCTCCAAGAACGATCAAGTTTGCATTGGGCGAAAACCCGACTAGAGTTCATGGCAGGGGAAATGGAAATCAACCCAGGTCAAGAATGGGTGTTGAAGCGGTAATCAGAAATGGATTTAACGAAGCTATTCAATACAAAAAAACCTGGGAGACTTATAATGCAGCTTTAAAACAAAAAGGAGCAACTCCAATACCACCTAAATTCGACACAAGGTTACAAACCCTTGCTGATATATTGGATGGCAAAATCATTATCCATTGCCATTCCTACCGTGCTGATGAGATTTATGCACTGATCAATACCTGCAGGGATTTTGGAATTACAAACATCGTATTTTCTCATGTCAATGAAGGCTTTAAGGTTGCTCCCGAATTGGCAGCATATACCATGGGAGCTTCGGTCTTCGCTGATTGGTGGGCTTATAAGTTTGAGGTGTATTATTCAACAGCCTATAATGCCGCTATACTTACTGAAAATGGTGTTATCACATCAATCAATTCGGATTCAGGAGAATTGATCAGACACTTATATCATGAGGCAGGTAAAGCACAACGATACGGTCAATTGGATGATGATCAAACATTGGCTTTGATCACTATCAATCCTGCCAAGCAGTTGGGTATCGCTGATAAAGTCGGATCAATTGAAGAAGGCAAACAAGCCGATCTTGTAATTTTTGAAGGACATCCACTTTCAGTATACGCTATTCCTCAGATGACCTTCGTGGATGGAGTGAAGTATTTTGACATCAATGAAGACAACAATGACATGAGGCTTAAAGTAAGCGCGACTGATATCATTGAGCCAATCTTCCTCAAGGAACATGAACATAGGTGTATGCACGGTGTGGACTTTTTCTTTACCAATTTTGGGAGAAATTTATTCGAACATGGCCATTAA
- a CDS encoding amidohydrolase family protein: MNIKLKVFSSLMFFGFFLSSIFAWSQSDPSGERRVTGTYAIKGATITTSPGKTVSGATIIIKNGLIEEVGTNVKIPVEAQVIEADSLFIYAGFIDGASNAGVAKPTDPERPSNFDPSNPPDEIAGITPWRNVLDNFDFKNGQVSDLRKSGFTVAQIIPDGGMLPGKSAIVVLGGNASTNIIGQNAALTAKLSISRGGRGMYPGTQLGIMAKFRDLYKNAEYSAQHKRLFAANSGLTRPEVNKTLEAFYPAIDKSIPIMFEVSNDLEIRRALSLQKENGFRLVLVGVTEADMVINEIKATNTQVLLSMKLPEDKITKAKIEDLSEEMKARTIRAQEAYKNSLKQAGLLEKAGIPFGFTSIDGKTSDLPKNLKLMIENGLSENAALAALTTNPANILGISKFAGTIEKGKLANMVIFNGPMFNEDSKIKHVIADGYIFDYEIKEKKASNGNGKNGTADIAGEWEYTSDTPAGSSGGTMIITKEGETLKGTITYDNPSGNGKASSEMKNISISGNYMTFSFDVAAGGMALVVSVSGDVDENKFSGNMSLADFGSFPLNASKKPNQSTR, from the coding sequence ATGAACATCAAGTTAAAAGTATTCAGTAGCTTAATGTTCTTTGGATTTTTTCTTTCATCCATTTTTGCCTGGTCACAGAGTGACCCATCCGGAGAAAGAAGAGTGACGGGAACATATGCAATTAAAGGTGCCACCATAACCACATCACCAGGCAAAACAGTTTCAGGTGCAACAATCATTATAAAAAATGGCTTGATTGAAGAGGTGGGGACCAATGTGAAAATCCCTGTAGAAGCCCAGGTCATTGAAGCAGATTCTTTGTTTATCTATGCTGGTTTTATAGACGGAGCCAGTAATGCGGGCGTGGCCAAACCAACCGATCCCGAAAGGCCTTCGAATTTTGACCCTTCCAATCCCCCCGATGAGATTGCAGGAATCACACCATGGAGAAACGTGCTCGATAATTTTGATTTCAAAAACGGTCAGGTTTCTGATCTGAGAAAGAGTGGATTTACCGTTGCCCAGATTATACCTGATGGCGGTATGCTACCAGGGAAGTCTGCAATAGTTGTCTTAGGTGGAAATGCATCTACCAATATCATTGGACAAAATGCTGCCTTAACTGCGAAACTTTCCATCTCCAGAGGAGGTAGAGGGATGTATCCAGGCACCCAGTTGGGAATCATGGCCAAATTCAGAGATCTGTATAAAAATGCAGAATATTCGGCCCAGCATAAAAGACTTTTTGCTGCAAACAGCGGATTGACAAGACCTGAAGTAAACAAAACCTTGGAGGCCTTTTATCCTGCAATCGATAAAAGCATCCCTATCATGTTTGAAGTATCAAATGATCTCGAAATAAGAAGAGCACTTTCGCTCCAAAAGGAAAACGGATTCAGACTTGTTTTGGTAGGTGTCACTGAAGCGGATATGGTCATCAATGAAATTAAAGCTACAAATACGCAGGTATTGCTCAGTATGAAATTGCCGGAAGATAAAATAACCAAGGCAAAAATAGAAGACCTCTCTGAAGAAATGAAGGCAAGAACAATTAGGGCCCAAGAAGCTTACAAAAATTCCCTTAAACAAGCTGGACTTTTGGAAAAAGCCGGAATTCCTTTCGGATTTACTTCGATAGATGGCAAAACATCAGACCTCCCCAAAAACCTGAAGCTAATGATAGAAAACGGTCTAAGCGAAAATGCTGCATTGGCCGCTTTGACCACCAATCCGGCAAACATCCTTGGAATTTCAAAATTTGCAGGTACAATAGAAAAAGGTAAACTGGCGAACATGGTCATTTTTAACGGACCTATGTTCAATGAAGATTCAAAGATCAAACATGTAATCGCAGATGGATACATATTTGATTATGAAATAAAAGAAAAAAAGGCATCAAACGGTAACGGCAAAAACGGTACAGCTGATATTGCCGGAGAATGGGAATACACTTCAGATACACCCGCAGGAAGTTCGGGAGGCACGATGATCATAACCAAGGAAGGAGAAACACTCAAGGGCACCATTACATATGACAACCCTTCGGGAAATGGTAAAGCAAGTTCAGAAATGAAGAATATCAGTATATCCGGCAATTACATGACTTTTTCCTTTGATGTGGCTGCTGGCGGAATGGCTTTGGTAGTGTCAGTTTCAGGGGATGTTGATGAGAATAAATTTTCAGGCAATATGTCTTTGGCTGACTTTGGAAGCTTCCCCTTGAACGCATCAAAAAAACCAAATCAAAGCACCCGTTAA